The following nucleotide sequence is from Microbacterium arborescens.
CGTGTACGGATCGCCTGGACCGTGCTCCGCAGTGCCCGTTTTTCCGGCGACATCGACGCCGTCTATTCTTGCACCGCTCGCCGCACCATCACGGACATTGGCGACCATGAGGGTTCGCATCTGCTCGGCGACATCCGTGCTGAGCGCACGTCCGAACTCGCTCGGCTCGAACTTCTCCTGCACCGTCAGGTCTGGTGCGACGACGGAGTCGAGCAGCTGCGGCTTCATCACCATGCCGCCGTTCGCGATGCCGGCCGAGACCTGGTTGATCTGCAGCGGCGTCGCGACGACGTCCCCCTGACCGAAGCCGGAGAGCGCCGTGCGGGCGTCGTTCAGTCCTCGGGGGTACTCGGACGCGGCCGCCGGGAGCGGGATCTCCATCTCGCTGTTGAACCCGAACTTCTCGGCCTCTTCGCGGATGGCGTCGTCGCCGAGTTCGACCGCGAGCTCGGCCATCGGGATGTTGCAGCTGAGTCGGAGCGCGGTCGCCAGGGTGACCGTGTCGCCGGGGCCACAGGTGCCGAGGTCGAAGTTGTGGAGCGTGTTGCTCGTGCCGGGGATCGTCCAGGTCGCGGGGTTGGGGAACGTCGAGTCGGGCGTGTACTTGCCTGACGACAGTGCGGCCGAGGCCACGACGAGCTTGAAGGTCGATCCGGGCGGGTTGAGGTCGCCGCCGATGGCGCGGTTGAACAGCGGCTTGAGGGGGTCGGCCGCGAGCTGGTCGTATGCCGCGTTGACCTCGGCGGAATCATGCGAGGCGAGCAGGTTGGTGTCGAAGCTCGGGCTCGTCACCATGGCCAGGATGCGTCCGGTCGACGGGTCGCTCGCGACGACGGCGCCCTCGTACCCCTGCAGGGCGTCGAAGGCGGCCTGCTGGATCTTGGGGTCGACCGTGAGCAGCACGTTCGAC
It contains:
- a CDS encoding peptidoglycan D,D-transpeptidase FtsI family protein; translated protein: MTKELRRLSFVMLAMFLALFVSTSWIQVIQAQALNENPGNRRTLYDSFEVQRGSIIAGGSVVAASVPSGDIYSWQRQYTDAALWAPITGWINPVLGSSTGIEQIMNQSLSGTDDTQFLARLEQIISGAPARGSNVLLTVDPKIQQAAFDALQGYEGAVVASDPSTGRILAMVTSPSFDTNLLASHDSAEVNAAYDQLAADPLKPLFNRAIGGDLNPPGSTFKLVVASAALSSGKYTPDSTFPNPATWTIPGTSNTLHNFDLGTCGPGDTVTLATALRLSCNIPMAELAVELGDDAIREEAEKFGFNSEMEIPLPAAASEYPRGLNDARTALSGFGQGDVVATPLQINQVSAGIANGGMVMKPQLLDSVVAPDLTVQEKFEPSEFGRALSTDVAEQMRTLMVANVRDGAASGARIDGVDVAGKTGTAEHGPGDPYTLWFTGFAPADDPQVAVTVMVENGGGQGQAGTSSGIAAPIAKKVIEAVLNR